In Propionimicrobium sp. PCR01-08-3, one DNA window encodes the following:
- a CDS encoding pyrophosphate--fructose-6-phosphate 1-phosphotransferase, with product MVNKVGLLTAGGFAPCLSSAVAGLIKRYTELAPEVEIIAYRHGYEGLLTGDSIVVTPEVREHADRLYKFGGSPIGNSRVKLTNAADLVKRGLVSEGDDPLAIAAKQLVADGVDVLHTIGGDDTNTTAADLAGYLADNDFGLTVVGLPKTIDNDIVPIRQSLGAWTAADEAADYAKNVVAEHNAAPRELIIHEIMGRNCGYLAAETTKRYQAWLDEQEWLPEIGLSKQAWAVHACYLPEVAVDLDEEAERLSKIMDEVGNVNIFLSEGAGVSEIVEQMEREGQEVPKDAFGHVQIDKINPGAWFGEQFSKRIGAQKTMVQKSGYFSRSAPSNKEDLQLILRTCVMAVDAALQGRSGVVGMDEENGDLLSVIDFARIAGHKPFDITQRWFVELCEQIGMPAPEAVK from the coding sequence ATGGTCAACAAGGTTGGATTGCTCACTGCTGGTGGTTTTGCTCCCTGTCTCTCATCGGCGGTCGCGGGCCTCATCAAGCGTTATACCGAACTTGCCCCGGAGGTGGAGATCATCGCCTACCGGCATGGCTATGAGGGTCTGCTGACCGGCGATTCGATCGTCGTCACTCCCGAGGTGCGCGAGCATGCCGACCGCCTCTACAAGTTCGGCGGCTCCCCCATCGGCAATTCACGCGTGAAACTCACCAACGCGGCCGATCTGGTCAAACGCGGGCTGGTTTCCGAAGGCGATGACCCGCTCGCGATCGCTGCCAAACAACTGGTGGCCGACGGCGTCGACGTGCTTCACACGATCGGTGGCGACGACACCAACACCACCGCGGCCGATCTGGCCGGATATCTCGCTGACAACGATTTCGGTCTGACCGTGGTCGGTCTGCCCAAGACCATCGACAACGACATCGTGCCGATCCGCCAGTCGCTGGGGGCGTGGACGGCCGCCGACGAAGCCGCCGATTACGCCAAGAATGTGGTCGCCGAGCACAACGCTGCGCCGCGCGAACTGATCATTCACGAGATCATGGGCCGCAACTGTGGCTATCTGGCTGCCGAAACGACCAAGCGATACCAGGCTTGGCTGGACGAGCAGGAGTGGCTTCCGGAGATCGGTTTGTCGAAACAGGCGTGGGCCGTGCACGCCTGCTACCTTCCCGAGGTCGCCGTCGATCTGGACGAGGAAGCCGAGCGCCTGTCGAAGATCATGGACGAGGTCGGCAACGTCAACATCTTCTTGTCGGAAGGTGCCGGGGTCTCCGAGATCGTCGAACAGATGGAACGCGAGGGCCAGGAGGTTCCCAAAGACGCCTTCGGTCACGTGCAGATCGACAAGATCAACCCGGGTGCCTGGTTCGGCGAACAGTTCAGCAAGCGGATCGGCGCGCAGAAGACGATGGTGCAGAAGTCCGGTTACTTCAGCCGTTCGGCTCCCTCCAACAAGGAAGACCTCCAACTGATCCTGCGCACCTGCGTGATGGCCGTCGACGCAGCACTGCAAGGGCGCTCCGGCGTGGTGGGCATGGACGAGGAGAACGGCGACCTGCTCTCGGTGATCGACTTCGCCAGGATCGCAGGCCACAAGCCCTTCGACATCACCCAGCGCTGGTTCGTCGAGCTGTGCGAGCAGATCGGCATGCCGGCTCCCGAGGCGGTGAAGTAG
- a CDS encoding pilus assembly protein TadE has protein sequence MNAPDDGDFKRVRRWTKRPPGTGGATGQRGFSVSVLICLLIPTLLICIGLAVDGAAKAAADRRAEALAAQAARVGLDAAAPALVSGSTIDDAGQQAVAAAAQLIAADSEISGAATVSPDGTLQVVTSTSVPTTFLSLAGVDELPGHGSATVELRMR, from the coding sequence ATGAACGCACCCGACGACGGTGATTTCAAGCGGGTCCGTCGATGGACGAAAAGGCCGCCAGGCACGGGCGGTGCGACCGGGCAGCGGGGATTCAGCGTTTCGGTGCTGATCTGTTTGTTGATCCCCACCCTGTTGATCTGTATCGGATTAGCCGTCGACGGGGCAGCAAAGGCGGCCGCCGACAGACGTGCCGAGGCATTGGCGGCGCAGGCGGCCCGTGTCGGCCTGGACGCCGCTGCGCCTGCCTTGGTCTCCGGTTCGACGATCGATGATGCCGGGCAACAGGCCGTCGCGGCAGCGGCTCAGCTGATCGCTGCCGATTCCGAAATCAGCGGAGCCGCCACGGTGTCACCGGACGGCACTTTGCAGGTGGTCACCTCGACCAGCGTCCCAACCACCTTCTTGTCGTTGGCCGGCGTGGACGAACTGCCGGGCCACGGGTCAGCGACCGTCGAGCTGCGAATGCGCTGA
- a CDS encoding isoaspartyl peptidase/L-asparaginase: MTDIVSLTIGSASGPLLIVHGGAGHRSKALATFGNDFEHAALRAALEAGYSVLSSGGSAEESVIAAVCELENAPCFNAGRGAALTSTGTVEMDACVMTGDSKAGAVTGVQNVKNPVLAAQAVKDRTPHVLLGSPSSEQLEQWGIATADPSYFTVAERVQELANAQAGAAPEAQHGTVGAVARDRSGHLAAATSTGGIVNQLPGRIGDTPLVGAGNYANDQTVAISCTGTGESFVLEVAAHSVHSLVSLTDASVPVAVDSVLDRVCGRGGMGGAIAIPKTGPGYVAYNSGEMYYGTATEEGLNTHV; the protein is encoded by the coding sequence GTGACTGACATCGTCTCGTTGACGATCGGTTCGGCATCCGGTCCGCTGCTCATCGTCCACGGTGGCGCGGGACACCGCTCGAAGGCTCTCGCCACATTCGGCAACGATTTCGAGCACGCCGCCTTGCGTGCGGCGCTCGAAGCCGGATACTCCGTGCTCTCATCGGGGGGATCCGCCGAGGAATCCGTCATCGCGGCAGTGTGCGAGCTCGAGAACGCTCCCTGCTTCAATGCCGGTCGCGGTGCGGCACTGACATCTACCGGAACTGTCGAAATGGACGCCTGCGTGATGACCGGTGACAGCAAGGCAGGAGCGGTCACGGGCGTCCAGAACGTGAAGAACCCGGTTCTCGCAGCTCAGGCGGTGAAGGACCGGACGCCCCACGTACTCCTCGGCTCACCTAGCTCGGAGCAGCTGGAGCAGTGGGGGATCGCGACGGCAGATCCGTCCTACTTCACGGTCGCCGAACGCGTTCAGGAGCTCGCCAACGCTCAGGCCGGCGCGGCGCCCGAAGCCCAACACGGCACGGTCGGCGCGGTGGCACGCGATCGATCCGGCCACCTTGCCGCCGCCACCTCGACCGGCGGAATCGTGAACCAGCTGCCCGGACGCATCGGCGACACACCGCTCGTCGGGGCGGGCAACTACGCGAACGATCAGACGGTGGCGATCTCATGCACCGGCACCGGCGAATCGTTCGTGCTGGAAGTCGCAGCTCATAGCGTTCATTCGCTCGTGTCGCTGACAGACGCATCGGTGCCCGTCGCCGTGGACTCGGTACTGGATCGAGTCTGTGGCCGAGGCGGCATGGGTGGGGCCATCGCCATCCCGAAGACCGGGCCCGGCTACGTGGCCTACAACAGCGGCGAGATGTACTACGGGACCGCCACCGAGGAGGGTCTGAACACTCATGTCTGA
- a CDS encoding L-threonylcarbamoyladenylate synthase, with amino-acid sequence MARYFDVHPVNPQPRVLHQVTRILQDSGVIAYATDSGFALGSLLGNHSGAERIREIRHLDQRHDMTVVVSEFAQLGRYVQMDNRVFRAVKAATPGPFTFILPATREVPRTMQHPKKKTIGVRVPSHTAVLALLDRLGEPLVSSTLILPGETEPMTDGWQVNEEIGHLIDAVYDSGDAGVTPTTVVDLTGDEPEIRRQGGGDPELFVA; translated from the coding sequence ATGGCTCGGTACTTCGATGTGCATCCTGTCAATCCCCAACCACGCGTCCTCCACCAGGTGACCCGTATTTTGCAGGATTCTGGGGTGATCGCGTACGCGACCGATTCGGGTTTCGCGCTCGGGTCGCTGCTCGGCAACCATTCGGGTGCCGAACGCATCCGCGAGATCCGCCACCTCGACCAACGCCACGACATGACGGTCGTGGTCAGCGAGTTCGCACAGCTCGGCCGCTACGTTCAGATGGACAACCGGGTCTTTCGTGCGGTGAAGGCCGCCACCCCCGGACCCTTCACCTTCATTCTGCCGGCCACCCGCGAAGTGCCACGCACCATGCAGCATCCCAAGAAGAAGACCATCGGGGTGCGAGTACCGAGCCATACGGCCGTGCTTGCGCTGCTGGATCGGCTGGGCGAACCGCTGGTGTCGTCCACCTTGATTCTGCCCGGCGAGACGGAGCCGATGACCGATGGCTGGCAGGTCAACGAAGAGATCGGGCATCTGATCGATGCGGTCTATGACTCGGGAGACGCCGGTGTCACCCCGACCACGGTTGTCGACCTGACCGGCGATGAGCCCGAGATCAGGCGCCAAGGCGGGGGAGACCCGGAGCTTTTCGTCGCTTAG
- a CDS encoding protein phosphatase 2C domain-containing protein, with protein sequence MHSPAAYRLLPGARSDIGPRRSENQDSGYASGRLMLVADGVGGAPAGHLASGLAVKSMVAGLGEMTEPDANSVQEQVVRANAMLAQTGRDYPSVRGMATTMTGLVMAGDVGYLVHVGDSRAFRLRDGVFEQMTVDQSWVQMLMDEGMLDPAEVSTHPMRNMLMHSLSGALRDPEYARVTPVDLRAGDRWLIATDGLTGYLPAEVIAEQLAEKYDPSKAADVLVDLCWPHSLDNITVVVGDVVETDVASEGWFVGAVAETTRPVRRSQAG encoded by the coding sequence GTGCATTCACCGGCGGCCTATCGATTGTTGCCTGGTGCGCGCTCCGATATCGGTCCCAGGCGCAGCGAGAATCAAGATTCGGGCTATGCGAGCGGCCGGCTGATGCTGGTTGCCGACGGCGTCGGCGGGGCGCCGGCGGGGCATTTGGCGTCCGGGCTCGCGGTGAAATCCATGGTGGCCGGTCTGGGCGAGATGACCGAACCCGATGCGAATTCGGTACAGGAACAGGTCGTCCGGGCAAACGCCATGCTGGCGCAAACCGGACGCGACTATCCCAGCGTGCGGGGCATGGCAACCACGATGACCGGGCTGGTCATGGCCGGCGACGTCGGATATCTGGTGCACGTGGGTGACTCGCGCGCGTTCCGGTTGCGTGACGGCGTCTTCGAGCAGATGACGGTCGACCAGTCCTGGGTACAGATGCTGATGGACGAAGGCATGCTCGATCCCGCAGAGGTCTCTACCCATCCGATGCGTAACATGTTGATGCATTCGCTGTCCGGAGCGCTGCGCGACCCCGAATACGCGCGGGTGACGCCTGTCGACCTGCGCGCAGGCGATCGGTGGCTGATAGCCACCGACGGGCTGACCGGCTACCTACCGGCCGAGGTCATCGCTGAGCAGCTGGCCGAGAAATACGACCCGTCGAAGGCGGCCGACGTTTTGGTTGATCTGTGCTGGCCGCACAGCCTCGATAACATCACCGTCGTGGTGGGCGACGTCGTCGAGACCGACGTGGCTTCTGAGGGCTGGTTCGTGGGTGCCGTCGCGGAAACAACCCGACCTGTGCGTCGCTCCCAGGCCGGCTGA
- a CDS encoding rhomboid family intramembrane serine protease → MAGKQDDSDHEWPDFIPPEFEQPDADAPDQPTPPPTASGPVLPPVGDSGGSNWSGGNWSTGAGNAGYWTNGAGHSPSGAQASAGRERKQSADRWFNRPAAGGTPASYFPGGRGRTPVTTTLIVVCVVLWVLQNIVPMITSAMMLVPSVAAVEPWRFITSAFVHAPRSLTHIGFNMLTLWLMGRYLEPMLKTGRFLAVYLISALGGSTLFVVLASPPDGAGQGSNWNTAALGASGAVFGLFGAYLVFAWAMKQSLTPMLALLALNLVIAVLVPGIGWAAHIGGFIAGAAATAVIIRDIRRPRRDGGRFVWLGLAGVTVLLIGVNVAKYATV, encoded by the coding sequence ATGGCAGGCAAACAGGACGACTCCGATCACGAATGGCCCGACTTCATTCCCCCGGAGTTCGAGCAGCCCGACGCGGATGCACCCGATCAGCCGACTCCTCCCCCCACCGCATCTGGTCCGGTCCTGCCTCCCGTTGGTGATTCCGGCGGCAGCAACTGGTCCGGCGGCAATTGGTCGACAGGGGCGGGCAACGCAGGCTATTGGACGAACGGGGCCGGGCATTCGCCGAGTGGAGCTCAGGCGTCTGCGGGTCGTGAGCGTAAGCAGTCGGCGGACCGGTGGTTCAATCGTCCGGCAGCCGGCGGCACCCCGGCGAGCTACTTCCCGGGAGGTCGCGGCCGGACCCCGGTCACCACCACATTGATCGTGGTCTGCGTCGTGTTGTGGGTTCTGCAGAACATCGTGCCGATGATCACCAGCGCGATGATGCTGGTTCCCTCGGTCGCTGCCGTCGAGCCCTGGCGGTTCATCACCTCGGCTTTCGTGCATGCTCCTCGCTCGCTGACCCACATCGGCTTCAATATGCTGACGCTGTGGCTGATGGGCCGCTACCTCGAACCGATGCTGAAGACGGGGAGATTCCTGGCCGTCTACCTGATCTCCGCGCTGGGCGGCAGCACCTTGTTCGTCGTGCTCGCCTCCCCGCCTGATGGCGCCGGCCAGGGATCCAACTGGAATACAGCCGCCCTGGGTGCGTCCGGCGCCGTTTTCGGGCTGTTCGGGGCGTATCTGGTATTCGCATGGGCGATGAAACAGTCGCTGACGCCGATGCTCGCACTGCTGGCGCTCAACCTGGTGATCGCGGTGCTGGTGCCGGGCATCGGCTGGGCGGCCCATATCGGTGGCTTCATTGCCGGGGCAGCCGCGACGGCCGTCATCATCAGGGATATTCGCAGGCCTCGCCGAGACGGCGGTCGTTTCGTCTGGCTCGGACTGGCCGGCGTCACGGTTCTGCTGATCGGTGTGAACGTGGCGAAATACGCGACCGTGTGA
- a CDS encoding Hsp70 family protein has protein sequence MQLGIDFGTTRTVVAYADRGNYPVVAFTDHEGDAHEFWPSLIGWDDGPCFGFTAGVLQAAGKPVLRSIKRELASTSVSAATEVTIAGHQIKLVDALGGFLSQLRTELETSSTIARLLDADPISSVVIAVPAHANSAQRFLTLEAFRQAGFPVTAMLNEPSAAGFEYTHRLASTPSARRSRLVVYDLGGGTFDASLVAIHDRSHAVLGSVGINRLGGDDFDIVLADLACERAGVTPDELGVDDYFRLLGDAQLGKEQLAPQSRRIVLDVRDQTVIVPVPDYYQACTSLVEQSIQAMDPLVEGLDAGTPDLSTLAGLYLVGGASSLPLVPRMLKESFGRRVYRSPYPAASTAIGLAIASDPESGYTLSDRLSRGFGVFREAEGGLRLQFDSIFDRNQAMMAGSDVLVQRTYRAAHNLGWYRFVEYAGLSAAGQPEGDIVPYGDVVFPFDSRLQKSLPGAGEVEIRRTGEGHLIEELYRLDQHGIVSVTITDKDTGYQQTHQLGAG, from the coding sequence ATGCAGTTGGGCATCGATTTTGGTACTACCCGCACCGTGGTTGCGTATGCCGATCGCGGCAACTATCCGGTGGTCGCTTTCACCGATCACGAGGGAGATGCCCATGAGTTCTGGCCCTCGTTGATCGGGTGGGACGACGGGCCATGCTTCGGTTTTACCGCCGGCGTCTTGCAGGCCGCAGGAAAACCCGTGCTTCGCTCGATCAAGCGAGAGCTCGCTTCGACCAGTGTGAGTGCGGCCACCGAGGTCACCATCGCCGGTCACCAGATCAAGCTCGTGGACGCACTGGGCGGCTTCCTCAGTCAGCTGCGGACCGAACTGGAGACGTCGTCCACCATCGCACGGCTGCTGGACGCCGATCCGATCAGCAGCGTGGTGATAGCGGTACCCGCACATGCCAACAGCGCCCAACGATTTCTTACTTTGGAGGCCTTCCGGCAGGCAGGATTTCCGGTGACCGCCATGCTGAACGAGCCCTCGGCGGCCGGATTCGAATACACCCACCGGCTGGCCAGCACTCCCAGTGCGCGGCGCAGCAGGCTGGTCGTCTACGATCTGGGCGGCGGCACCTTCGACGCCTCCTTGGTGGCCATCCATGATCGCAGTCACGCTGTTCTCGGATCGGTCGGAATCAACCGGCTCGGCGGCGACGATTTCGACATCGTGCTGGCCGACCTGGCCTGCGAGCGGGCGGGCGTCACCCCCGACGAACTCGGCGTGGACGACTATTTCCGGCTGCTGGGCGATGCCCAGCTCGGCAAGGAGCAACTGGCGCCGCAATCGCGTCGGATCGTCCTCGACGTTCGCGATCAAACCGTGATCGTGCCGGTGCCCGACTACTACCAGGCGTGCACGTCTTTGGTCGAGCAGTCGATTCAGGCGATGGATCCGCTGGTGGAGGGGCTGGACGCCGGTACCCCCGACCTGTCGACGCTCGCCGGGCTCTACCTGGTGGGCGGGGCGAGTTCACTGCCGCTGGTGCCGAGAATGCTGAAAGAAAGCTTCGGACGCCGGGTCTATCGCTCCCCCTACCCTGCCGCCTCCACCGCGATCGGACTGGCCATCGCCTCGGACCCGGAATCGGGATACACCTTGTCCGACCGCCTTTCACGAGGTTTCGGGGTCTTCCGGGAAGCAGAAGGCGGCCTGCGGTTGCAGTTCGATTCGATCTTCGACCGCAACCAGGCCATGATGGCAGGCTCCGATGTGCTGGTGCAGCGAACCTATCGGGCCGCGCACAACCTCGGCTGGTATCGCTTCGTGGAATATGCGGGACTCTCGGCGGCCGGGCAACCCGAAGGAGACATCGTTCCGTACGGCGATGTGGTCTTCCCCTTCGACTCGCGTCTGCAGAAGTCGTTGCCGGGCGCAGGCGAGGTGGAGATACGCCGCACCGGTGAAGGCCACCTGATCGAGGAACTGTATCGGCTCGACCAGCATGGCATCGTCTCGGTGACGATCACCGACAAAGACACCGGCTATCAGCAGACCCATCAATTGGGGGCCGGCTAG
- a CDS encoding sodium ion-translocating decarboxylase subunit beta, whose product MDASTIQNLLTGFENLHWQGVVMIVVGALLIWLAIAKEYEPLLLLPIGAGCILANMPISMMVGTADEPGMLQVLYNVGVQNELFPLLIFIGIGAMTDFGPLLENPKMVLLGAAGQFGIFLTLILALLLGFDRNEAASIGIIGAIDGPTSIYVSAELAPHLLGPITVAAYSYMSLVPIIMPPVMRLLTTKKERSIRMEYSSREISQRTRIIFPIVVTIIVGLLVPFALPLIGTLMLGNLMRESKVVERLSGAAQNELNNIVTLFLGLAIGSTMVGDNFIKPQTLFILVLGLLAFVLDTATGVVFGKIMNLFSRKGFNPLIGAAGISAFPMAARVVQREVSREDDNNFVLMHAMGANAAGQVASAMAGGVVLALMAGAV is encoded by the coding sequence ATGGACGCATCCACTATCCAAAATCTGCTGACCGGGTTCGAGAACCTGCATTGGCAAGGTGTGGTGATGATCGTGGTCGGCGCTCTGCTGATCTGGTTGGCCATCGCCAAGGAATACGAACCCTTGCTTCTGCTGCCGATCGGTGCCGGCTGTATCTTGGCGAACATGCCCATCTCGATGATGGTGGGCACAGCCGACGAGCCGGGCATGCTGCAGGTGCTCTACAACGTAGGCGTCCAGAACGAGCTGTTTCCGCTGCTGATCTTCATCGGCATCGGTGCGATGACAGACTTCGGCCCGCTGCTGGAGAACCCGAAGATGGTGCTGCTGGGTGCTGCCGGGCAATTCGGTATCTTCCTGACCTTGATCCTGGCGTTGCTGCTCGGCTTCGACCGCAACGAGGCTGCCTCCATCGGCATCATCGGTGCCATCGACGGCCCGACCTCGATCTACGTGTCCGCCGAATTGGCGCCGCACCTGCTGGGCCCGATCACGGTGGCGGCATATAGCTATATGTCGCTGGTGCCGATCATCATGCCGCCGGTGATGCGTTTGCTCACCACCAAGAAGGAACGCTCCATTCGCATGGAGTACTCCTCCAGGGAGATCAGCCAGCGCACCCGCATCATCTTCCCGATCGTGGTGACCATCATCGTCGGCCTGTTGGTGCCTTTTGCACTGCCGCTGATCGGCACGTTGATGCTCGGCAATCTGATGCGCGAGTCGAAGGTCGTGGAGCGCCTGTCGGGTGCTGCACAGAATGAGTTGAACAATATCGTGACCTTGTTCTTGGGGCTCGCGATCGGTTCGACGATGGTTGGCGACAACTTCATCAAGCCGCAGACGCTGTTCATCCTGGTGCTCGGCCTGCTGGCCTTCGTCCTCGACACCGCGACCGGTGTGGTGTTCGGCAAGATCATGAACCTGTTCAGCCGCAAGGGTTTCAACCCGCTGATCGGTGCCGCAGGCATCTCCGCGTTCCCGATGGCTGCTCGCGTGGTGCAGAGGGAAGTCAGCCGCGAAGACGACAACAACTTCGTCCTCATGCACGCCATGGGTGCGAATGCTGCCGGCCAGGTTGCCTCGGCGATGGCCGGTGGTGTGGTGCTGGCCCTGATGGCAGGCGCCGTCTAG
- a CDS encoding biotin/lipoyl-containing protein, protein MRRYELTVNNNQYEIEVEDLSATEFAVTIDGQSVDVTLDSQEDAAQAAITPQIEARVAAAATGIPRAPKVPAEMRSAKPRTPSPAVAGGAALAHSMSAPMPGVIDQIKVAPGDAVSKGDVVMVLEAMKMKNELHASQDGVVGSVDVEQGAQVKYGQVLLRFAEG, encoded by the coding sequence GTGCGTCGCTACGAACTCACAGTCAATAACAATCAATACGAGATCGAAGTCGAGGATCTGTCGGCCACTGAATTCGCCGTCACCATTGATGGTCAGAGCGTCGATGTGACTCTCGATTCGCAAGAGGATGCGGCTCAGGCCGCCATCACTCCCCAGATCGAGGCCAGGGTTGCTGCCGCAGCGACCGGCATTCCGAGGGCGCCCAAGGTGCCCGCGGAGATGCGTTCGGCGAAGCCCAGGACTCCGTCTCCGGCCGTTGCCGGCGGAGCTGCCCTCGCCCACTCGATGAGTGCGCCGATGCCCGGCGTGATCGATCAGATCAAGGTGGCCCCGGGTGATGCCGTCAGCAAGGGTGACGTGGTCATGGTGCTGGAGGCGATGAAGATGAAGAACGAGCTGCACGCCAGCCAAGATGGCGTAGTCGGGTCGGTCGATGTGGAGCAGGGCGCCCAGGTGAAGTACGGCCAGGTGCTGCTGCGGTTCGCAGAGGGCTGA
- a CDS encoding OadG family protein translates to MADIGWGFWMMLLGMGTVVIMLIVLMVVLMLLGRLDKQPAPEIEEAPATPEVETGLETDTAQPVDNKAWMTIADDSGLTPEQIAAVSVAVATHADVRRKQGALKNRVYAPGSRLWASRWVAQGRSTQMSNTRRR, encoded by the coding sequence ATGGCAGACATTGGATGGGGCTTTTGGATGATGCTGTTGGGCATGGGGACCGTGGTCATCATGCTCATCGTGCTGATGGTTGTACTGATGCTTCTCGGCCGCTTGGACAAGCAGCCGGCCCCGGAAATCGAAGAAGCACCGGCCACCCCTGAGGTGGAAACCGGATTAGAGACCGATACTGCACAGCCGGTGGACAACAAGGCCTGGATGACGATCGCTGACGACAGCGGCCTGACTCCCGAGCAGATCGCCGCCGTTTCGGTTGCCGTAGCCACGCATGCGGACGTGCGCCGCAAGCAGGGCGCCCTTAAGAACCGCGTCTATGCTCCCGGCTCGCGTCTATGGGCGAGCCGCTGGGTGGCCCAAGGGCGCAGTACCCAGATGAGTAACACCCGGAGGAGATGA
- a CDS encoding acyl-CoA carboxylase subunit beta → MREKAIQGGGPKRVEAQHAKGKMTARERLSILLDEGSFQELGALATHNLTEFGMGDKRYPGDGVITGFGKINGRRVAVYAQDFTVLGGSFSQVQAQKINKIQDLALESGIPIVGLNDSGGARVQEGVRSLAAYGEVFQRNVQASGVIPQVSLIMGPCAGGAVYSPALTDFTIMVDQTSNMFLTGPGVVASVTGEQVSAEELGGAAVHAGRSGNAHFEAKSEMEALQMTKLLLSYLPSNTSEDAPVLISDDDPDRMNEALNTIVSTDERKAYDMREVLDQIFDTDSILEQHEAFAPNAITAFARLDGRPVGIVANQPMVMSGVLDIDSSDKISRFIRICDVYSLPVITFVDCPGYLPGVEQEYNGVIRHGAKIIYAYCQASVPKISVVTRKAIGGSYVALSSKQMGADVAFAWPTAQIAVMGPEGAAGLLHGKEIKQAEDPAAAESEFIAEYRERFFNPYRAADLGQIDEVIEPKETRPRLARALEVLQTKVSQTVAKKHGLFPV, encoded by the coding sequence ATGCGGGAGAAGGCCATCCAAGGAGGCGGGCCAAAGCGTGTAGAAGCGCAGCACGCCAAGGGAAAGATGACGGCGCGAGAACGCCTGTCGATCCTTTTGGATGAGGGATCATTCCAAGAACTTGGGGCCTTGGCCACCCATAATCTGACAGAATTCGGAATGGGCGACAAACGCTATCCGGGTGACGGCGTAATCACTGGATTCGGAAAGATCAACGGCCGCCGAGTAGCGGTCTACGCGCAAGACTTCACCGTCTTGGGTGGGTCTTTCAGCCAGGTGCAGGCCCAGAAGATAAACAAAATTCAAGACTTGGCGCTTGAGTCCGGTATTCCGATTGTCGGATTGAATGATTCCGGTGGCGCCCGAGTCCAAGAAGGCGTCCGCAGCCTTGCTGCCTATGGCGAGGTCTTCCAACGCAATGTGCAGGCATCGGGCGTTATTCCTCAGGTCAGCCTGATCATGGGGCCCTGCGCCGGCGGTGCGGTCTACTCGCCGGCACTGACCGATTTCACGATCATGGTCGACCAGACCTCGAACATGTTCCTCACCGGTCCCGGGGTCGTGGCGTCGGTGACCGGCGAACAGGTCAGCGCCGAGGAACTCGGCGGGGCCGCCGTGCACGCCGGACGCAGCGGCAACGCGCACTTCGAGGCGAAGTCCGAGATGGAAGCGTTGCAGATGACCAAGTTGCTGCTCAGCTACTTGCCGTCCAATACGTCCGAGGATGCTCCGGTTCTGATCAGCGACGATGATCCCGACCGCATGAACGAGGCGCTCAACACGATCGTGTCGACCGATGAGCGCAAGGCCTACGACATGCGTGAGGTGCTCGACCAGATCTTCGACACCGACTCGATCCTGGAACAGCACGAGGCATTCGCCCCGAATGCCATCACCGCGTTCGCCAGGCTCGATGGTCGCCCCGTGGGCATCGTGGCGAACCAGCCGATGGTGATGTCCGGGGTTTTGGACATCGATTCGTCCGACAAGATCAGCCGCTTCATCCGCATCTGCGACGTGTATTCGCTGCCGGTGATCACCTTCGTCGACTGCCCCGGCTATCTGCCCGGCGTCGAGCAGGAATACAACGGTGTGATCAGGCACGGAGCGAAGATCATCTACGCCTACTGCCAGGCGTCCGTCCCGAAGATCTCGGTGGTGACGCGCAAGGCGATCGGCGGTTCCTACGTGGCTTTGAGCTCCAAACAGATGGGGGCGGATGTCGCCTTCGCCTGGCCGACCGCGCAGATCGCAGTGATGGGACCGGAAGGTGCCGCGGGCCTGCTGCACGGCAAGGAGATCAAGCAGGCCGAAGATCCGGCTGCCGCCGAATCCGAGTTCATCGCAGAGTACCGGGAGAGGTTCTTCAATCCCTATCGTGCCGCCGACCTCGGCCAGATCGATGAGGTGATCGAGCCCAAGGAAACGCGGCCGCGGTTGGCGCGTGCGCTCGAGGTACTGCAAACCAAAGTCTCTCAGACCGTTGCCAAAAAGCACGGCCTGTTCCCGGTGTAA